A window from Mus caroli chromosome 2, CAROLI_EIJ_v1.1, whole genome shotgun sequence encodes these proteins:
- the LOC110289545 gene encoding olfactory receptor 1044 codes for MAQINCTQVTEFILVGLTDREELKMPLFVVFLSIYIFTTLGNLGLILVIRTDARLHTPMYFFLSNLAFVDFCYSSVITPKMLGNFLYKQNMISFNACAAQLGCFLAFMTAECLLLASMAYDRYVAICNPLLYMVLMSPGICFQLVAAPYSYSFLVALFHAILTFRLCYCHSNAINHFYCDDMPLLRLTCSDTHSKQLWIFVCAGIMFISSLLIVFISYTFIISAILRMRSAEGRRKAFSTCGSHMLAVTIFYGTLIFMYLQPSSNHSLDTDKMASVFYTVIIPMLNPLIYSLRNKEVKDALKKLITSKNQMLSS; via the coding sequence ATGGCTCAGATAAACTGCACCCAGGTGACAGAGTTCATTCTTGTGGGCCTCACAGATCGTGAGGAGCTGAAGATGCCTCTCTTTGTGGTGTTCTTATCCATCTACATTTTCACAACACTTGGCAACCTAGGACTGATCCTAGTCATTAGAACAGATGCAAGACTCCACACAccaatgtacttcttcctcagcaacctggcttttgttgatttctGCTACTCGTCTGTCATTACACCCAAGATGCTTGGGAATTTCTTGTACAAACAAAATATGATATCCTTCAATGCCTGTGCTGCTCAGTTAGGCTGCTTCCTAGCCTTCATGACAGCTGAGTGTTTGCTCCTGGCTTCCATGGCCTATGACAGGTATGTGGCCATTTGTAACCCTCTACTCTATATGGTCTTAATGTCCCCAGGAATCTGCTTTCAGCTTGTAGCTGCCCCCTATAGCTACAGCTTCCTGGTAGCACTGTTTCATGCCATCCTCACCTTCCGCCTTTGCTATTGTCACTCCAATGCTATCAATCACTTCTACTGTGATGATATGCCTCTCCTCAGGCTAACTTGCTCAGACACTCACTCCAAACAGCTATGGATATTTGTCTGCGCTGGCATCATGttcatttcctctcttctcattgtttttatttcctacaCATTCATTATTTCTGCCATCCTAAGGATGCGTTCCGCAGAAGGTAGACGCAAGGCTTTCTCCACATGTGGTTCCCACATGCTAGCAGTGACCATTTTCTATGGAACCCTCATCTTTATGTACTTGCAGCCCAGTTCTAATCACTCTCTAGACACAGACAAAATGGCTTCTGTCTTCTACACAGTGATCATCCCCATGTTGAACCCCTTGATCTACAGCCTCAGGAACAAGGAAGTGAAGGATGCATTGAAGAAATTAATTACCAGTAAAAACCAAATGTTATCATcatga
- the LOC110289628 gene encoding olfactory receptor 8U8, which translates to MAQINCTQVTEFILVGLTDRKELKMPLFVVFLFIYLFTAIGNLGLILVIRTDARLNTPMYFFLSNLAFVDFCYSSVITPKMLGNFLYSKNVISFNACAAQLGCFLTFMVSECLLLASMAYDRYAAICNPLLYMVTMSPGICIQLVVVPYSYSFLMALIHTLLTFRLSYCHSNIINHFYCDDMPLLRLTCSDTHYKQLSILACAGITFISSVLIVSVSYMFIISAILRMRSAEGRRKAFSTCSSHMMAVSIFYGTLIFMYLQPSSDHSLDTDKMASVFYTVIIPMLNPLIYSLRNKDVKEALKRVMDNRNQTSIFRELRK; encoded by the coding sequence ATGGCTCAGATAAACTGCACCCAGGTGACAGAGTTTATTCTTGTGGGCCTCACAGATCGCAAGGAGTTAAAGATGCCCCTCTTTGTGGTGTTCTTATTTAtctatcttttcacagcaataggcAATCTGGGATTGATCTTGGTCATTAGAACAGATGCAAGACTcaacacacccatgtacttcttcctcagcaacctggcttttgttgatttctGCTACTCCTCTGTCATTACACCTAAGATGCTTGGGAATTTCTTGTATAGCAAAAATGTCATATCCTTCAATGCATGTGCTGCCCAGTTAGGCTGCTTTCTCACATTTATGGTATCAGAGTGCTTGCTCTTGGCTTCCATGGCATATGATAGATATGCAGCAATTTGTAACCCTCTATTGTATATGGTCACAATGTCTCCTGGAATATGCATTCAGCTTGTAGTTGTGCCCTATAGCTATAGTTTTCTCATGGCATTGATTCACACTCTTCTAACCTTCCGTCTATCCTATTGCCATTCCAATATCATCAATCACTTCTACTGTGATGACATGCCTCTTCTCAGGCTAACTTGCTCAGATACTCACTACAAGCAGCTGTCTATTTTGGCCTGTGCTGGAATCACATTCATTTCTTCTGTTCTGATTGTTTCTGTATCCTACATGTTCATTATTTCTGCCATTCTGAGGATGCGCTCAGCTGAAGGAAGACGTAAAGCCTTTTCCACCTGTAGCTCTCACATGATGGCAGTGAGCATATTCTATGGAACGCTTATCTTTATGTACTTGCAGCCGAGTTCTGACCATTCTCTTGATACAGATAAGATGGCCTCTGTCTTCTACACAGTGATCATCCCCATGTTGAACCCTTTGATCTACAGCCTCAGGAACAAGGATGTGAAAGAGGCCCTGAAGAGGGTCATGGACAATAGAAACCAGACTTCTATATTTAGAGAactaagaaaatga